From a single Mycolicibacterium moriokaense genomic region:
- a CDS encoding MaoC/PaaZ C-terminal domain-containing protein yields MSELSVAAFRHGPFAGFLDPETITRYAAVTGDRTAAVLDGNAVPVVFPVLLVFAPNEVARADLPDAAYRGARGGVHGEHDIVLHRPLLPGEPLETWSQISAIRTTTAGTQVVMHFDQVDRDGVVVAEQWWTMMLLGVRGMADLGVMPAEHRFPDAARAYPLGTANHHIDADITHRYAELSGDWAAHHFDLEVARAAGFDFVFTHGLCTMAICTHRVLGLLGVDDPARVRRVAVRFAAPTPLNCDLAVNAFRISEHSFAFEAEADGTKTIAHGRLELRR; encoded by the coding sequence ATGAGCGAGTTGAGCGTGGCCGCATTCAGGCACGGCCCGTTCGCCGGCTTCCTCGACCCCGAGACCATCACCCGATACGCCGCGGTGACCGGTGATCGCACAGCCGCGGTGCTCGATGGGAACGCCGTGCCGGTGGTCTTCCCGGTGCTTCTGGTCTTCGCCCCGAATGAAGTCGCGCGGGCGGATCTGCCCGATGCGGCGTACCGGGGTGCCCGAGGCGGTGTGCACGGCGAGCACGACATCGTGCTGCACCGGCCATTGCTCCCCGGGGAGCCACTGGAGACCTGGTCACAGATTTCAGCGATTCGGACGACGACGGCCGGCACCCAGGTGGTGATGCACTTCGACCAGGTGGACCGCGACGGGGTCGTCGTCGCCGAACAATGGTGGACGATGATGCTGCTCGGCGTGCGGGGCATGGCGGACCTCGGCGTGATGCCGGCCGAGCACCGCTTCCCTGATGCCGCGAGGGCCTACCCGCTCGGCACGGCCAACCATCACATCGATGCCGACATCACGCACCGCTACGCCGAGCTGTCCGGCGACTGGGCCGCACATCATTTCGACCTCGAGGTGGCCCGCGCCGCCGGCTTCGACTTCGTGTTTACCCACGGCCTGTGCACGATGGCGATCTGCACCCACCGCGTGCTCGGCCTGCTGGGTGTCGACGACCCGGCACGAGTGCGACGCGTCGCCGTGCGGTTCGCCGCGCCCACCCCGCTGAACTGCGATCTGGCGGTGAATGCCTTTCGCATCTCGGAGCATTCGTTCGCTTTCGAGGCCGAAGCCGACGGCACGAAGACCATCGCCCACGGAAGATTGGAGCTGCGCCGATGA
- a CDS encoding LLM class flavin-dependent oxidoreductase has protein sequence MTRPEIGVYLPQMGFTYEQVLHRTQRCELLGIDSIWLYDHLYAPGMPDYPSMEAWTLATALLSRTESIRVGHMVLCNQFRHPAVLAKMATTLDQISAGRLALGIGSGSIEDEHSRIGLPWGTFAERSERLGETLQILYQAFADEVIDFAGKHFTVRDMPIKPPAVQQPRPPIVVGGVGEKYTLPLVARYADVWNVPTYALGELEQKISVLQSICDEVGRDPSTIVMSIEAVMALAADDASLPTVRQLAEKRFGVPAFGLREGGLIGTPPAIVDRLHQLQELGFGQIVLFTHDRGSDETLDLLAAEVIAKL, from the coding sequence ATGACCAGGCCCGAGATCGGAGTCTATCTGCCTCAGATGGGCTTCACCTACGAACAGGTCCTGCATCGCACGCAGCGCTGCGAACTGCTCGGCATCGACTCGATCTGGCTCTATGACCATCTCTATGCGCCCGGCATGCCGGACTACCCGTCGATGGAGGCGTGGACCCTGGCGACGGCGCTGCTGAGCCGCACCGAAAGCATTCGGGTCGGACATATGGTGCTGTGCAACCAGTTTCGCCATCCCGCAGTGCTGGCCAAGATGGCGACGACGCTGGACCAGATCTCTGCGGGCAGGCTCGCGCTCGGCATCGGCAGCGGCTCCATCGAGGACGAGCACTCCCGCATAGGGCTGCCGTGGGGCACGTTCGCCGAACGGTCCGAACGCCTCGGTGAGACGCTGCAGATCCTGTATCAAGCGTTCGCCGACGAGGTGATCGACTTCGCCGGAAAGCATTTCACCGTCCGAGACATGCCGATCAAACCACCGGCGGTGCAGCAACCTCGTCCGCCGATCGTCGTGGGCGGTGTCGGCGAGAAGTACACACTGCCACTGGTCGCGCGCTACGCCGACGTGTGGAACGTCCCGACGTATGCGCTGGGCGAGCTCGAACAGAAGATCTCCGTGCTGCAGTCGATATGCGACGAGGTCGGCCGCGACCCGTCGACCATCGTGATGTCGATTGAGGCGGTGATGGCGTTGGCGGCCGACGACGCGTCACTGCCCACGGTGCGACAGCTCGCCGAGAAGCGTTTCGGCGTGCCGGCATTCGGGCTCAGGGAAGGCGGCTTGATCGGCACACCGCCCGCGATCGTCGACCGTCTGCATCAGTTGCAGGAACTGGGGTTCGGCCAGATCGTGTTGTTCACCCACGACCGCGGCTCCGACGAAACCCTCGACCTGCTCGCCGCCGAGGTGATCGCGAAACTCTAA
- a CDS encoding acyl-CoA dehydrogenase family protein, producing MDFSRVELSEEDQAFRDDLRSFLKEIVTDEVIARDRQTGENFDEGVHLALGEAGYLASDFKDETDGGFSRVRRRVWTLEIGRAHTPWFHWGTTAMVLRAVQRFGTEALKEEVIPKALAGQYRLCLGYTEPEGGSDVATCKTRAVRDGNGWIINGSKMFTSNAQNAQYVFLITNTDPDAPKHQSLTMFLVPLDSPGVEIQPLRTVDGDRTNITYYSDVRVDDRYRIGEVNGGWAVLREALNDEHGTIDRGDDGLDKIAAMTEHLLLLAEAIDGVAATAPTDDAAKYRLGRSIARMEAAASTPGMFGRVAIAETMRDVTPDLMDLLGTASALPVGTEGAADDGRAEYIFRLAGPTGIYGGTLEVFRNMIAQHSLGLGRPAYAPAR from the coding sequence GTGGATTTCTCACGCGTTGAACTGTCCGAGGAGGACCAGGCGTTTCGGGACGACCTCCGGAGCTTTCTGAAGGAGATCGTCACCGACGAGGTCATCGCACGCGACCGGCAGACGGGTGAGAACTTCGACGAGGGTGTACACCTGGCGCTGGGTGAGGCCGGCTATCTGGCAAGCGATTTCAAGGACGAGACCGACGGCGGGTTCTCCCGCGTGCGTCGCCGCGTCTGGACGCTGGAGATCGGCCGGGCGCACACGCCGTGGTTCCACTGGGGCACGACCGCGATGGTGTTGCGCGCCGTGCAGCGGTTCGGCACCGAGGCGCTGAAAGAAGAGGTCATACCGAAGGCGCTGGCCGGCCAGTATCGGCTGTGCCTTGGCTACACCGAACCCGAGGGTGGCTCCGACGTCGCGACGTGCAAGACACGGGCGGTGCGCGACGGGAACGGCTGGATCATCAACGGGTCCAAGATGTTCACGTCGAACGCGCAGAACGCACAGTACGTCTTCCTGATCACGAACACCGACCCCGACGCGCCCAAACACCAGAGCCTGACAATGTTCCTCGTGCCGCTGGACTCGCCCGGTGTCGAGATCCAGCCGCTGCGCACCGTGGACGGCGACCGCACCAACATCACGTACTACAGCGATGTCCGCGTGGACGACAGGTATCGCATCGGTGAGGTCAACGGCGGCTGGGCCGTGCTGCGGGAGGCGCTCAACGACGAGCACGGCACGATCGACCGTGGAGACGACGGTCTGGACAAGATCGCGGCGATGACCGAACACCTGCTCCTGCTCGCCGAGGCCATCGACGGGGTGGCCGCGACGGCACCGACTGACGATGCGGCGAAGTATCGGCTGGGGCGCAGCATCGCGCGGATGGAAGCCGCGGCGAGCACGCCGGGGATGTTCGGTCGGGTGGCCATCGCCGAGACCATGCGTGACGTGACTCCCGATCTGATGGACCTGCTCGGTACTGCATCAGCGCTGCCCGTGGGTACTGAAGGTGCGGCCGACGACGGGCGAGCCGAGTACATCTTCCGATTGGCCGGTCCGACCGGTATCTACGGCGGCACTCTCGAGGTGTTCCGCAACATGATCGCCCAACATTCGCTCGGCCTCGGGCGCCCGGCCTACGCACCGGCCCGTTAG
- a CDS encoding GAP family protein: protein MSQLLASAMVVAVSPFSIIVAIFLVLHTERAQANGWAFLVGRVIALVVVTAAFMQAPRLIAALNRPVSPRGLIAVGGILVAIGVWVWLRRDRMTEEPAWLVRFTRLTPVGAGVTGMAFVVTNPKMLAATAAAGLLVGAASAGAAGAGGAVMYYAVVASSTVAVPVLVYMAVGARADDQLTRFKHWLHRHNGHVTAVILLAVGIALLLMGIREL from the coding sequence ATGAGTCAACTCCTGGCATCGGCGATGGTGGTCGCCGTATCGCCGTTCTCGATCATCGTGGCCATTTTTCTGGTGCTCCATACCGAGCGCGCCCAGGCGAACGGGTGGGCTTTTCTGGTGGGCAGGGTGATCGCCCTCGTCGTCGTGACGGCCGCATTCATGCAGGCTCCCAGGCTGATCGCCGCCCTCAACCGGCCAGTCTCCCCGCGCGGGCTGATCGCTGTCGGCGGCATCCTCGTCGCAATCGGAGTGTGGGTCTGGCTCCGGCGGGACCGGATGACAGAGGAACCGGCATGGCTCGTGAGGTTCACCCGCCTCACCCCTGTCGGCGCGGGAGTGACCGGGATGGCGTTCGTGGTCACGAACCCAAAGATGCTGGCCGCCACCGCCGCCGCCGGGTTGCTGGTCGGTGCCGCCAGCGCCGGTGCCGCAGGAGCCGGTGGCGCCGTCATGTACTACGCCGTCGTCGCCAGTTCGACGGTCGCGGTTCCGGTGCTGGTCTACATGGCGGTCGGGGCGCGCGCCGACGACCAACTCACCCGGTTCAAGCACTGGCTGCACCGGCACAACGGACACGTCACGGCCGTCATCCTGTTGGCGGTCGGAATCGCTCTGCTGCTCATGGGAATCCGTGAGCTGTAA
- a CDS encoding SRPBCC family protein, whose translation MGIVTTSSETAFSQPPEAIYDFVTNPANWTKTYPGGPDIRNLPDRLPLQVGDTWDEAHPDPAKDRVFTWQLAMAVRPRLFVFSSVGRLGHDSQGDGGLEGRMTIEYHFIQPGDGVTLFRRTMTIEAYRHAPLTDGFFRMVNPAHIDAYHAAVARELATT comes from the coding sequence TTGGGCATCGTCACCACAAGCTCGGAAACGGCATTCAGCCAACCTCCGGAGGCGATCTACGATTTCGTGACGAACCCCGCCAACTGGACCAAGACGTACCCGGGCGGTCCAGACATCCGCAACCTGCCGGACCGGTTACCGCTGCAGGTCGGCGACACCTGGGACGAAGCTCATCCCGATCCCGCCAAGGACCGCGTCTTCACCTGGCAGCTGGCGATGGCGGTACGGCCTCGCCTGTTCGTGTTCAGCTCGGTCGGACGCCTTGGCCACGACAGTCAGGGCGACGGCGGACTCGAGGGCCGCATGACGATCGAATACCACTTCATCCAACCCGGTGACGGCGTGACGCTCTTCCGCCGGACCATGACCATCGAGGCGTACCGGCACGCCCCGTTGACCGACGGGTTCTTCCGGATGGTCAATCCAGCCCATATCGACGCGTACCACGCCGCCGTGGCACGGGAACTCGCTACGACGTAG
- a CDS encoding alpha/beta hydrolase, with protein MEADFVARLDPALRHLAEARTDLSPSVLGVVRDSLNQRRAETARGVNTAGVEIDEHEVGSVPVRIYRGAAAPSPAVIYCHSGAFVLGNLDTDHRQCVQLARQGGCTVISVDYRLAPEHPYPAARDDAMTVLNGVVENATELGVDVGRIAVAGSSAGGGLAARLAQCAAEKTAPPVVFQLLHQPVLDDRPTPSKDEFVDTPGFDRPAVEQMWQHYFSGDGPVSADAAPGRARELSGVASALITCSELDPLRDEAVDYARNLMWAEVATELHVFPGTCHGFDSLVPEWETSQRLFEMQAAALRRVFSATS; from the coding sequence ATGGAGGCGGACTTCGTCGCACGGCTCGATCCCGCGCTGCGTCACCTGGCGGAGGCCAGAACCGACCTGTCGCCGTCCGTGCTCGGTGTCGTTCGCGACTCCCTGAACCAGCGCCGCGCCGAGACCGCGCGGGGCGTCAACACGGCCGGTGTCGAGATCGACGAGCACGAGGTCGGCTCCGTGCCGGTGCGCATCTATCGCGGCGCGGCGGCCCCGTCGCCGGCGGTGATCTACTGCCACTCAGGGGCTTTCGTACTCGGCAACCTCGACACCGACCACCGCCAGTGCGTTCAGTTGGCCAGGCAGGGCGGCTGCACGGTCATTTCCGTGGACTACCGGTTGGCGCCCGAACACCCGTACCCCGCGGCGCGCGACGATGCGATGACGGTGCTCAACGGGGTGGTGGAGAACGCTACCGAGCTTGGTGTGGACGTCGGCAGGATCGCGGTGGCAGGCAGCAGCGCCGGTGGCGGACTGGCCGCCCGGCTTGCGCAGTGCGCGGCAGAGAAAACCGCGCCGCCGGTCGTGTTCCAGCTGCTGCATCAACCCGTGCTCGATGACCGTCCGACACCGTCGAAGGACGAATTCGTCGACACCCCCGGATTCGACAGGCCCGCGGTCGAGCAGATGTGGCAGCACTACTTTTCCGGCGACGGACCCGTCTCAGCCGACGCCGCGCCAGGCCGGGCGCGCGAGTTATCCGGTGTCGCAAGCGCGTTGATCACCTGCTCGGAGCTCGACCCGCTGCGGGACGAAGCCGTCGACTATGCGCGCAATCTGATGTGGGCCGAGGTCGCCACCGAACTCCACGTCTTTCCCGGCACGTGCCACGGATTCGACTCGCTGGTGCCGGAGTGGGAGACCAGTCAGCGGTTGTTCGAAATGCAGGCAGCCGCGCTGCGGAGGGTGTTCTCGGCTACGTCGTAG
- a CDS encoding flavin-containing monooxygenase, whose amino-acid sequence MARPLSVGIIGAGPGGLALGIFLRKNGFDDFTIFDREDGVGGTWRINTYPGLACDVKSHLYSYSFDLNPRWSRLWSAQPEILEYFERCAQRYELGRHLKLRTEIASARWDAETRTWDLTATTGESYTFDMVVSAVGIFTQPVLPDLVEEEPFTGTLMHTARWDHSVDLSDARVAVLGTGSTAAQLVPEVAKVAEKVYSVQRSPTWILPKPDRPYTEREKWLFAHVPFVKKIYRTRLWLRSESNISVIENGSDKTQEFRDIALRTLEAVVPDEELRRKLTPEHPLGCKRLVFATDYLQTLTQPHVEVVSSPAKALRARSLVTADGRELDVDVVLCATGYATADYLGQIDVVGEASTTLREMWRDGAYAYLGMAVPGFPNFFMLYGPNTNVGSNSVIFMLEAQAHYIVRVLKYMRRKRKSYVAVRTTTMTDFIARIDEWMQGTVWLTRCSNYFRAPNGRVVTQWPRSARAFWGMTRRFRSAEYTFEPPARLPVVEVGSNSTANR is encoded by the coding sequence ATGGCGAGACCGCTCTCGGTAGGAATCATCGGCGCCGGCCCCGGCGGCCTGGCGCTGGGAATCTTTCTGAGAAAGAACGGCTTTGACGACTTCACGATTTTTGACCGGGAAGACGGTGTGGGTGGCACGTGGCGCATCAACACGTACCCGGGTCTGGCCTGCGATGTGAAGTCACACCTGTACTCATACTCGTTCGACCTCAACCCGCGTTGGTCGCGCCTCTGGTCCGCACAGCCGGAGATCCTGGAGTACTTCGAACGCTGTGCCCAGCGTTATGAGCTCGGCCGGCATCTGAAGCTGCGCACTGAGATCGCCTCGGCCCGTTGGGATGCCGAGACGAGAACATGGGACCTGACCGCCACGACCGGCGAGTCCTACACCTTCGACATGGTGGTCTCGGCGGTCGGCATCTTCACCCAGCCGGTGCTGCCGGATCTCGTCGAGGAGGAACCGTTCACCGGAACGCTGATGCACACCGCGCGATGGGACCACTCCGTCGATCTGTCCGACGCACGGGTGGCCGTCCTCGGCACCGGATCGACGGCGGCGCAACTGGTCCCCGAGGTCGCGAAGGTCGCCGAGAAGGTGTACTCGGTGCAGCGATCACCGACGTGGATCCTGCCCAAACCGGACCGCCCCTACACCGAGCGCGAGAAGTGGCTGTTCGCCCACGTTCCGTTCGTCAAGAAGATTTATCGGACACGGTTGTGGTTGCGCAGTGAGTCCAACATCAGCGTCATCGAGAACGGCAGCGACAAGACCCAGGAATTCCGGGACATCGCGTTGCGCACCCTCGAAGCCGTGGTGCCCGACGAGGAGTTGCGGCGCAAGCTGACTCCAGAGCATCCGCTCGGCTGTAAACGGTTGGTTTTCGCGACGGACTATCTGCAGACCCTGACGCAACCCCACGTCGAGGTGGTGTCGAGTCCGGCCAAGGCGCTGCGAGCCCGCTCGCTGGTGACCGCCGACGGCCGCGAACTCGACGTCGACGTCGTCCTGTGCGCGACGGGTTATGCCACGGCGGACTATCTGGGTCAGATCGACGTCGTCGGCGAAGCCTCCACCACACTGCGTGAGATGTGGCGCGACGGCGCGTACGCGTATCTCGGCATGGCCGTGCCTGGCTTCCCGAACTTCTTCATGCTGTACGGCCCGAACACCAACGTCGGCTCCAACAGCGTGATCTTCATGCTGGAGGCGCAGGCCCACTACATCGTGCGGGTCCTGAAGTACATGCGGCGCAAGCGCAAGTCCTATGTCGCGGTGCGCACCACGACGATGACGGACTTCATCGCCCGGATCGACGAATGGATGCAGGGCACCGTGTGGCTCACCCGGTGCAGCAACTACTTCCGCGCGCCCAACGGTCGGGTCGTGACCCAGTGGCCGCGTAGCGCGCGGGCGTTCTGGGGAATGACGCGTCGCTTCCGGTCGGCCGAGTACACCTTCGAACCTCCCGCGCGGCTACCCGTGGTCGAGGTGGGATCAAACAGTACGGCGAACCGGTAG
- a CDS encoding SDR family NAD(P)-dependent oxidoreductase, whose protein sequence is MTSAARVALVTGAARGQGAAIVKRLLSDGFRVAACDLLVSELKSSVDGLGENVLAVELDVTSEQQWGGAVRQAVDRFGSLTTLVNNAGVLHRASLADETAAGFEGSWRVNCLGPFLGIQATLEHLRQADGASIVNTCSTGAFRAFPNHAAYGSSKWALRGLTQIAAAELAASGIRVNAVLPGPVETPMLDAATQARLAEQGRLGTPMEIADAVAFLVSDHASFITGSELVVDGGQSLQIG, encoded by the coding sequence GTGACGTCGGCAGCCCGCGTCGCCCTGGTCACGGGTGCGGCACGCGGGCAGGGTGCGGCGATCGTCAAGCGGCTGTTGTCGGACGGCTTCCGCGTGGCGGCGTGCGACCTGCTGGTGAGCGAGCTGAAGTCGAGCGTGGACGGGCTGGGTGAGAATGTGCTCGCCGTCGAGCTCGACGTCACGTCCGAGCAGCAGTGGGGCGGCGCGGTGCGACAGGCCGTCGACAGGTTCGGTTCGCTGACCACACTCGTCAACAACGCCGGTGTCCTGCACCGCGCTTCGCTCGCCGATGAGACCGCCGCGGGCTTCGAGGGCAGCTGGCGGGTCAATTGTCTTGGACCGTTCCTGGGAATCCAGGCCACGCTCGAGCATCTGCGGCAGGCCGACGGCGCCTCGATCGTCAACACGTGCAGCACCGGCGCGTTCCGTGCGTTCCCGAATCACGCGGCCTATGGCTCGTCGAAATGGGCGCTGCGGGGTCTCACGCAGATCGCGGCCGCGGAGCTCGCGGCATCGGGTATCCGCGTCAACGCGGTGCTGCCCGGCCCGGTCGAGACTCCGATGCTCGACGCGGCGACGCAGGCGCGACTCGCCGAGCAGGGTCGGCTGGGCACGCCGATGGAGATCGCCGACGCGGTCGCGTTCCTGGTGTCGGATCACGCGTCCTTCATCACCGGTTCCGAACTCGTCGTCGACGGCGGACAGTCATTGCAGATCGGATGA
- a CDS encoding HpcH/HpaI aldolase family protein encodes MTSRLQDALAAKRHLWGGWVVGPTIIGPEEFARAGYDYVGFDVQHGYLDDADVALLMRRLEHVPIASAVRLPSADPAPIGRVLDAGADAVIIAMVESAETAAAAVAATKYAPAGVRSYGPLSASLGVDPAAHEERVSVFAMIETVRGVSALDEICAVPGLTGVYVGPADLAISLGHTPAQAWTEPSVRDAMERIQTGASSAGLVAGIHAGSGTHGKAMAELGFRMITLTSESQALRRGAAAHLEEAQ; translated from the coding sequence ATGACCAGCAGGCTGCAGGACGCCCTCGCGGCGAAGCGACACCTCTGGGGCGGATGGGTGGTGGGGCCGACCATCATCGGCCCCGAGGAGTTCGCCCGAGCGGGCTACGACTACGTCGGATTCGACGTCCAGCACGGCTATCTCGACGACGCCGACGTCGCGCTGCTGATGCGACGGCTCGAACACGTGCCGATCGCCAGCGCGGTGCGGCTGCCGTCCGCGGATCCCGCGCCCATCGGTCGGGTGCTGGACGCCGGCGCCGACGCGGTGATCATCGCCATGGTCGAATCCGCGGAGACGGCCGCCGCCGCCGTGGCCGCAACCAAGTACGCGCCCGCGGGTGTGCGCAGCTACGGGCCGCTGAGTGCGAGCCTCGGTGTCGATCCCGCCGCGCACGAGGAACGCGTCAGCGTGTTCGCGATGATCGAGACGGTGCGGGGAGTGTCGGCGCTCGATGAGATCTGCGCCGTCCCTGGGCTCACCGGCGTATACGTAGGCCCCGCGGACCTGGCGATCTCGCTGGGGCACACTCCGGCGCAGGCATGGACGGAACCGTCGGTGCGCGACGCGATGGAACGCATCCAGACCGGCGCGTCCTCAGCCGGATTGGTGGCCGGCATCCATGCCGGTTCGGGCACCCATGGAAAGGCCATGGCCGAGTTGGGCTTTCGCATGATCACGCTGACCTCGGAATCGCAGGCGCTGCGGCGGGGCGCAGCCGCTCACCTCGAGGAGGCGCAGTGA
- a CDS encoding zinc-binding dehydrogenase, with amino-acid sequence MWAYRLVAPYTFERLDVPDKTADDIGDRQVLLRFMGAGVCGSDLSPFRGVRGKIAGDTGLNAAEMVGFPVHEVVGEVLASRHDDHRVGDRVVGWASGFDGLMGLVVADGDGLASYDPALSPSHAVALQPLACVLYALEQLEELKGQHVAVIGQGSIGLLFSYAAKALGARHVTGVDPVDRDGVGKEFGVDTIVRATSDRWVSHLEPNDRPNVVIEAVGHQVATLGHAIDAAAPGGTVLYFGVPDDDSYPISMRAMLRKNLTLKSGVTLDRRRVLGAANEFAKEHPELLAAYVTHTFCVDEVQSAFDLACRPVPERVKIAITE; translated from the coding sequence GTGTGGGCATATCGACTAGTTGCGCCCTATACCTTTGAGCGCCTTGATGTTCCCGACAAGACCGCCGACGATATCGGCGACCGTCAGGTGTTGCTGCGCTTCATGGGGGCCGGGGTCTGCGGCAGCGACCTGTCGCCGTTCCGCGGGGTGCGCGGGAAGATCGCCGGCGACACCGGGCTCAACGCGGCCGAAATGGTGGGCTTCCCGGTCCACGAGGTGGTCGGCGAGGTGCTGGCGAGCCGTCACGACGACCACCGGGTGGGCGACCGCGTCGTGGGCTGGGCGTCGGGCTTCGACGGTCTGATGGGGCTCGTGGTGGCCGACGGCGACGGGCTGGCGTCTTACGACCCGGCGTTGAGCCCATCCCATGCCGTGGCGCTGCAACCGCTCGCGTGCGTGCTGTACGCACTGGAGCAACTCGAGGAGCTCAAGGGACAGCACGTCGCCGTCATCGGACAGGGTTCGATCGGACTGTTGTTCTCCTATGCCGCAAAGGCTCTGGGAGCGCGACACGTGACCGGTGTCGACCCCGTCGACCGTGACGGTGTCGGCAAGGAATTCGGCGTGGATACCATCGTGCGCGCGACCAGTGACCGGTGGGTGAGCCACCTGGAGCCCAACGACCGGCCAAACGTCGTGATCGAGGCCGTCGGCCACCAGGTTGCGACCCTCGGTCACGCCATAGACGCCGCGGCGCCGGGCGGCACGGTGCTGTACTTCGGAGTGCCCGACGACGACAGCTATCCGATCAGCATGCGGGCGATGCTGCGCAAGAACCTGACGCTCAAGTCCGGCGTGACGCTCGACCGGCGACGAGTTCTGGGTGCCGCCAACGAGTTCGCCAAGGAGCATCCGGAGCTGCTCGCGGCCTATGTCACTCATACGTTCTGCGTTGACGAGGTGCAGTCGGCGTTCGACCTGGCTTGCCGACCGGTGCCCGAACGCGTGAAGATCGCGATCACCGAATGA
- a CDS encoding cytochrome P450 has translation MNSQATQTMFSYDPFDPAVMADPPSYYRVLRDEHPVYYIDKWDTFALSRFEDIWQVLGINDGTFVASEGTLPAATVLAKRNEGPVPDPPLHPLPFHANFDNPIYDSVRRCTSSQFRPRSVSSWTDRIRTLANERLDELLPRGTFDLTQDYGGVVAASVVCELVGLPVDLAPDVLATVNAGSLAEPGSGVEVANARPGYLEYLVPIIERRRAGEGPELPIADALIGYLLPDGSPLSDMEAAVQMLGVFIGGTETVPKIVAHGLWELGRHRDQLKALRSDLDANVPVAREEMIRYCAPAQWFARTLRKPFTLHGTTMNPGQRIITLLASAARDEREYPDPDAFIWDRRIERLLAFGRGQHFCLGVHMARLEIAVMVTEWLKRVPDWRIISEGAVRPPSSFQWGWNNLPVEV, from the coding sequence ATGAACTCACAAGCGACACAGACGATGTTCTCCTACGATCCGTTCGATCCCGCGGTGATGGCCGACCCGCCGTCGTACTACCGCGTACTGCGCGACGAGCATCCGGTGTACTACATCGACAAGTGGGACACCTTTGCGCTGTCGCGATTCGAGGACATCTGGCAGGTGCTGGGGATCAACGACGGAACGTTCGTCGCCTCCGAGGGAACCCTGCCCGCGGCAACGGTTTTGGCGAAGCGGAACGAGGGTCCAGTGCCGGACCCGCCGCTGCATCCGCTGCCGTTCCACGCGAACTTCGACAACCCTATCTACGACTCGGTGCGGCGTTGCACGTCGAGCCAGTTCCGGCCGAGATCCGTCTCGTCATGGACGGACCGGATCCGCACGCTGGCCAACGAGCGGCTCGATGAACTGCTGCCGCGCGGCACGTTCGACCTGACGCAGGATTACGGCGGCGTTGTCGCCGCATCGGTGGTGTGCGAATTGGTCGGGCTGCCCGTCGATCTGGCACCTGATGTGTTGGCGACGGTCAACGCCGGGAGCTTGGCGGAGCCGGGCAGCGGGGTGGAGGTGGCCAACGCCCGGCCCGGCTATCTCGAATACCTGGTGCCGATCATCGAGCGCAGGCGTGCCGGTGAGGGTCCTGAATTGCCGATCGCTGATGCCCTCATCGGCTACCTCCTTCCCGATGGCTCGCCGCTCTCGGATATGGAGGCCGCCGTGCAGATGCTCGGCGTCTTCATCGGCGGCACCGAAACCGTGCCGAAGATCGTCGCGCACGGTCTCTGGGAGTTGGGCAGACATCGCGACCAGTTGAAGGCCCTGCGTTCCGACCTCGACGCCAACGTCCCCGTCGCGCGCGAGGAGATGATCCGGTATTGCGCACCCGCGCAATGGTTTGCGCGCACGCTGCGCAAACCGTTCACCCTGCATGGCACGACGATGAATCCCGGCCAGCGCATCATCACGTTGCTTGCCTCGGCCGCACGCGATGAGCGCGAGTATCCCGATCCCGACGCGTTCATCTGGGATCGTCGCATCGAGCGCCTGCTGGCGTTTGGTCGCGGACAGCACTTCTGCCTCGGCGTGCACATGGCCCGTCTCGAGATCGCGGTCATGGTGACCGAATGGCTCAAGCGGGTGCCGGACTGGCGGATAATCAGCGAGGGCGCCGTGCGCCCGCCGTCGAGCTTCCAATGGGGCTGGAATAACCTGCCAGTGGAGGTGTGA